In Ptiloglossa arizonensis isolate GNS036 chromosome 6, iyPtiAriz1_principal, whole genome shotgun sequence, a single window of DNA contains:
- the LOC143147962 gene encoding eukaryotic translation initiation factor 2-alpha kinase isoform X1 translates to MSDTHSQKRLWFQLLCIILFIFPPIDSNSIKQLTSCEQKSPRSLLFVSTLDGKISALDANNLGKKQWTLDLNEGPMLSSSIHRRELNSKGQWIRLIPSLRGGLYKFDGENLETVPISATQLLHSSFRYSDDLVFSGGKEVKSYGVSSTTGKILYECGINGCTNNTKGESYIEQNVLIVQRFQQTVRAVEPRTGIERWNFSVGQHDLVLVSNFNDYCQNKVEVHIPDIEIKVVVPDGLIWAINRNNPKVKLWQYKFDSPIVTIWREDASKSDGQNNLKEINLFDSMQWSWGTELSTNPNIYLGMHDKQLYVQENAELYKSLEALPTYMQHSKYPWYPYPAIGLVNDNKNNDALLEVNDAQSTTALSVLYNSDYVNGNGFYLYSKDQLQLHNSKQCNRTNSNSTLITEEQKPFTLNNTHEEDDDTPVQVIIVSLWYWWKEVLIISITTAILLNFVLSQRLLNATTVVKDAIIPPLIVERYIETNKNSLQTTNDKESIDTFKSRYLTDFEPVDCLGKGGYGVVFEAKNKIDDCNYAIKRIALPNSQSSRERVMREVKALAKLDHQNIVRYFNAWLECPPAGWQNKHDPEWMNKLIIPITSDVTHTERKINNSIYINVSQTDQLSVESACEAYNALNHSNLDEDSFIVFEKSHSLNRNENVINISNCTTGSSNVSHTNSVIKGVQSKINDRTCSESIAFKDTDSKYLETDENKKHQRSFSLDLTNKSNTRKSPKMFLYIQMQLCQRLSLRDWLKNHSTRDYCRVLNIFQQIVEAVEYVHFQGLIHRDLKPSNIFFSFDDKIKVGDFGLVTAITEEYSDAHTPPSKNENIILKNSLRTTYVGTHLYMSPEQIKGQGYNYKVDIYSLGIILFELFIPFITEMERIAALTKLRRSVFPKDFDIDYPAEYNLLKMMLDENPNNRPTTLGIKARPPLINYEIANGLEINEDSKWHFELPQ, encoded by the exons ATGTCTGACACACATTCACAGAAACGACTATGGTTTCAATTGTTATGCATAATTTTGTTCATATTTCCACCGATTGACAGCAATAGTATAAAGCAACTGACGTCTTGTGAACAGAAATCTCCGCGCag TTTATTGTTTGTGAGTACCTTAGATGGAAAAATATCTGCTTTGGATGCTAATAATTTGGGAAAGAAACAATGGACCTTAGATTTAAATGAAGGACCTATGTTATCATCAAGTATTCATCGTAGAGAA CTTAATAGTAAAGGACAGTGGATTCGTTTGATACCATCTTTGAGAGGTGGATTATACAAATTTGATGGGGAAAATTTAGAAACAGTGCCAATATCTGCAACACAGTTATTACATTCTTCCTTTCGTTACTCTGATGATTTAGTATTTTCTGGTGGCAAAGAAGTGAAATCGTATg GTGTTTCAAGTACAACAGGAAAAATATTATATGAATGTGGAATTAATGGTTGTACTAATAATACAAAAGGAGAATCATACATTGAACAAAATGTGCTTATTGTTCAGCGCTTCCAACAAACCGTAAGAGCTGTTGAACCACGTACTGGAATTGAAAG ATGGAACTTCAGTGTTGGACAGCATGATTTAGTATTGGTCTCTAATTTTAATGATTATTGTCAAAACAAAGTAGAAGTTCATATTCCAGATATTGAAATTAAAGTTGTTGTACCTGATGGTTTAATCTGGGCTATCAATAGAAACAATCCTAAAGTCAAATTATGGCAATACAAG TTTGATTCTCCAATTGTTACCATATGGCGTGAAGATGCAAGTAAAAGTGATGGGCAGaacaatttgaaagaaattaatttatttgataGTATGCAATGGTCTTGGGGAACAGAATTATCAACTAACCCAAACATTTATTTGGGTATGCATGATAAGCAATTGTATGTACAAGAAAATGCAGAACTGTACAAATCATTAGAAGCATTACCAACATATATGCAGCATTCAAAATATCCATGGTATCCTTATCCTGCTATTG GTTTAgtaaatgataataaaaataatgatgCTTTACTTGAAGTAAATGATGCGCAAAGTACCACTGCTTTATCAGTTTTGTATAATTCGGATTATGTAAACG GCAATGGATTTTACCTATATTCGAAAGATCAGTTACAATTACATAATAGCAAACAATGCAATCGTACTAATTCAAACTCAACACTTATCACAGAAGAACAAAAGCCATTTACATTAAACAATACCCATGAGGAAGATGATGATACTCCTGTTCAAGTTATAATCGTTTCATTGTGGTATTGGTG gAAGGAAGTTTTAATAATCTCAATTACCACTGCAATTCTACTTAACTTCGTGTTATCACAACGACTATTAAATGCTACTACAGTCGTTAAAGATGCAATAATTCCA CCGTTAATAGTGGAGAGGTAtatagaaacaaataaaaatagtcTTCAAACAACTAATGATAAAGAAAGCATTGATACTTTTAAGTCTCGTTACCTCACAGATTTTGAGCCAGTAGATTGTTTAGGAAAAGGAGGTTATGGCGTTGTTTTTGaagcaaaaaataaaatagatgaTTGTAATTATGCTATTAAAAGAATTGCTTTGCCTAATAG TCAATCTTCGAGAGAACGTGTAATGCGAGAAGTAAAGGCACTAGCAAAATTGGATCACCAAAACATTGTGAGATATTTTAATGCATGGTTAGAATGTCCGCCGGCAGGATGGCAAAACAAACATGATCCAGAATGGATGAACAAGTTAATAATACCAATTACTTCAGATGTAACTCACACTGaaaggaaaattaataattccatTTATATCAATGTTTCTCAAACTGATCAATTGTCAGTAGAGAGTGCTTGTGAAGCTTATAATGCATTAAATCATTCTAATTTGGATGAAGATTCctttattgtatttgaaaaatctcaTTCATTGAATCgaaatgaaaatgtaattaatattaGTAATTGCACTACTGGAAGTTCCAATGTATCACATACAAATAGTGTAATCAAAGGAGTACAATCAAAAATTAATGACCGTACATGCTCTGAAAGCATTGCCTTTAAAGACACAGACagtaaatatttagaaacagaTGAAAACAAAAAGCATCAAAGATCATTTTCTTTAGATTTGACTAATAAATCAAATACACGTAAGTCTccaaaaatgtttctttatatACAGATGCAACTATGCCAAAGACTAAGTCTCAGGGATTGGCTGAAAAACCACTCAACACGAGATTATTGTcgtgtattaaatatatttcagcAAATAGTTGAAGCTGTAGAGTATGTTCATTTCCAAGGACTTATTCATCGTGATTTAAag CCTTCaaatatattcttttcttttgatGATAAAATAAAAGTTGGAGATTTTGGTCTTGTAACTGCAATAACAGAAGAGTACAGTGATGCTCATACTCCACCTtcaaagaatgaaaatattattttaaaaaatagtttACGTACTACATATGTTGGTACTCACCTTTATATGTCTCCCGAGCAAATAAAAGGACAAGGCTACAATTACAAAGTTGATATATATTCCTTAGGAATAATTTTGTTTGAACTTTTCATTCCATTTATTACTGAAATGGAAAGAATAGCTGCTCTTACAAAGTTAAGGAGATCAGTGTTTCCAAAAGACTTTGATATCGATTATCCAGCCGAG TATAATTTATTGAAGATGATGTTGGATGAAAATCCTAACAATAGACCTACAACATTAGGTATTAAGGCAAGGCCACCAttaataaattatgaaataGCCAATGGACTTGAAATTAATGAAGATTCTAAATGGCATTTTGAACTGCCTCAGTGA
- the LOC143147964 gene encoding uncharacterized protein LOC143147964, whose protein sequence is MEGQQFCLRWHNFQNTLLSSLPKLLDGGYLTDVTLSAGGRHIHAHKIILSACSYYFKELFKDLSSLQHPVIVLPGMEYANLFALVTFMYNGEVNIYQEQLPALLAMADTLHIRGLADIAGKNSRHDNGLYVQTPPTQLQEKTLTEAPIKKENKDTVTGGESLETVLATEATENTEEPFNDQESIPYCVKTKPYYSINAKLNQREKVNIPSVNTSSNKYAEQGYSDSGMDESTPILEDQITPIEDTKPPPVWDANFKFLTSSVSGRTSQNYNKSSVTCLICGKQLSNQYNLRVHMETHSNSSYSCTACSHVSRSRDALRKHVSYRHPVASPQKRSRYSTPKP, encoded by the exons ATGGAGGGCCAACAATTTTGTTTACGATGGCACAATTTTCAAAACACGTTATTGAGCTCCCTTCCTAAACTGCTTGATGGTGGTTATTTAACAGACGTCACATTGAGTGCTGGTGGCAGACACATACACGCGCATAAAATTATACTTTCAGCTTGTAgttattattttaaagaattatttaag gaTTTAAGTTCTTTGCAACATCCTGTAATTGTGTTGCCAGGCATGGAATATGCGAATTTATTCGCATTAGTCACATTTATGTATAATGGTGAAGTGAATATTTATCAAGAACAATTACCTGCACTTTTGGCTATGGCAGATACTCTACATATTCGTGGCTTAGCTGACATTGCTGGG AAAAATTCAAGACACGACAATGGTTTGTATGTCCAAACTCCACCAACGCAATTACAAGAGAAAACGTTAACTGAAGCAccgataaagaaagaaaataaagacaCTGTTACGGGCGGAGAGTCTTTAGAAACAGTTTTGGCgacagaagcaacggaaaacaCAGAAGAACCGTTTAATGATCAAGAAAGTATACCGTATTGCGTGAAAACCAAACCGTACTACTCCATTAATGCAAAGTTAAATCAGAGGGAAAAAGTTAATATTCCTTCTGTTAATACTTCGTCTAACAAATATGCTGAGCAAGGGTATTCAGATAGTGGAATGGATGAAAGTACGCCGATTTTAGAAGATCAAATTACTCCAATAGAAGACACAAAACCACCACCTGTTTGGGatgcaaatttcaaatttcttacAAGCTCTGTGAGCGGCAGAACTTcacaaaattacaataaatcTAGTGTCACTTGCCTTATCTGTGGAAAACAATTAAGTAATCAATATAATTTGCGGGTACACATGGAAACTCATAGTAATAGTTCATATAGTTGTACCGCCTGTTCACACGTATCAAGATCCCGAGACGCGCTTCGGAAACATGTTTCTTATAGACATCCAGTGGCCTCACCACAAAAACGTTCACGATATAGTACACCAAAACCATAG
- the LOC143147962 gene encoding eukaryotic translation initiation factor 2-alpha kinase isoform X2: MSDTHSQKRLWFQLLCIILFIFPPIDSNSIKQLTSCEQKSPRSLLFVSTLDGKISALDANNLGKKQWTLDLNEGPMLSSSIHRRELNSKGQWIRLIPSLRGGLYKFDGENLETVPISATQLLHSSFRYSDDLVFSGGKEVKSYGVSSTTGKILYECGINGCTNNTKGESYIEQNVLIVQRFQQTVRAVEPRTGIERWNFSVGQHDLVLVSNFNDYCQNKVEVHIPDIEIKVVVPDGLIWAINRNNPKVKLWQYKFDSPIVTIWREDASKSDGQNNLKEINLFDSMQWSWGTELSTNPNIYLGMHDKQLYVQENAELYKSLEALPTYMQHSKYPWYPYPAIGLVNDNKNNDALLEVNDAQSTTALSVLYNSDYVNGNGFYLYSKDQLQLHNSKQCNRTNSNSTLITEEQKPFTLNNTHEEDDDTPVQVIIVSLWYWWKEVLIISITTAILLNFVLSQRLLNATTVVKDAIIPPLIVERYIETNKNSLQTTNDKESIDTFKSRYLTDFEPVDCLGKGGYGVVFEAKNKIDDCNYAIKRIALPNSQSSRERVMREVKALAKLDHQNIVRYFNAWLECPPAGWQNKHDPEWMNKLIIPITSDVTHTERKINNSIYINVSQTDQLSVESACEAYNALNHSNLDEDSFIVFEKSHSLNRNENVINISNCTTGSSNVSHTNSVIKGVQSKINDRTCSESIAFKDTDSKYLETDENKKHQRSFSLDLTNKSNTRKSPKMFLYIQMQLCQRLSLRDWLKNHSTRDYCRVLNIFQQIVEAVEYVHFQGLIHRDLKPSNIFFSFDDKIKVGDFGLVTAITEEYSDAHTPPSKNENIILKNSLRTTYVGTHLYMSPEQIKGQGYNYKVDIYSLGIILFELFIPFITEMERIAALTKLRRSVFPKDFDIDYPAEVRKQHIIY; the protein is encoded by the exons ATGTCTGACACACATTCACAGAAACGACTATGGTTTCAATTGTTATGCATAATTTTGTTCATATTTCCACCGATTGACAGCAATAGTATAAAGCAACTGACGTCTTGTGAACAGAAATCTCCGCGCag TTTATTGTTTGTGAGTACCTTAGATGGAAAAATATCTGCTTTGGATGCTAATAATTTGGGAAAGAAACAATGGACCTTAGATTTAAATGAAGGACCTATGTTATCATCAAGTATTCATCGTAGAGAA CTTAATAGTAAAGGACAGTGGATTCGTTTGATACCATCTTTGAGAGGTGGATTATACAAATTTGATGGGGAAAATTTAGAAACAGTGCCAATATCTGCAACACAGTTATTACATTCTTCCTTTCGTTACTCTGATGATTTAGTATTTTCTGGTGGCAAAGAAGTGAAATCGTATg GTGTTTCAAGTACAACAGGAAAAATATTATATGAATGTGGAATTAATGGTTGTACTAATAATACAAAAGGAGAATCATACATTGAACAAAATGTGCTTATTGTTCAGCGCTTCCAACAAACCGTAAGAGCTGTTGAACCACGTACTGGAATTGAAAG ATGGAACTTCAGTGTTGGACAGCATGATTTAGTATTGGTCTCTAATTTTAATGATTATTGTCAAAACAAAGTAGAAGTTCATATTCCAGATATTGAAATTAAAGTTGTTGTACCTGATGGTTTAATCTGGGCTATCAATAGAAACAATCCTAAAGTCAAATTATGGCAATACAAG TTTGATTCTCCAATTGTTACCATATGGCGTGAAGATGCAAGTAAAAGTGATGGGCAGaacaatttgaaagaaattaatttatttgataGTATGCAATGGTCTTGGGGAACAGAATTATCAACTAACCCAAACATTTATTTGGGTATGCATGATAAGCAATTGTATGTACAAGAAAATGCAGAACTGTACAAATCATTAGAAGCATTACCAACATATATGCAGCATTCAAAATATCCATGGTATCCTTATCCTGCTATTG GTTTAgtaaatgataataaaaataatgatgCTTTACTTGAAGTAAATGATGCGCAAAGTACCACTGCTTTATCAGTTTTGTATAATTCGGATTATGTAAACG GCAATGGATTTTACCTATATTCGAAAGATCAGTTACAATTACATAATAGCAAACAATGCAATCGTACTAATTCAAACTCAACACTTATCACAGAAGAACAAAAGCCATTTACATTAAACAATACCCATGAGGAAGATGATGATACTCCTGTTCAAGTTATAATCGTTTCATTGTGGTATTGGTG gAAGGAAGTTTTAATAATCTCAATTACCACTGCAATTCTACTTAACTTCGTGTTATCACAACGACTATTAAATGCTACTACAGTCGTTAAAGATGCAATAATTCCA CCGTTAATAGTGGAGAGGTAtatagaaacaaataaaaatagtcTTCAAACAACTAATGATAAAGAAAGCATTGATACTTTTAAGTCTCGTTACCTCACAGATTTTGAGCCAGTAGATTGTTTAGGAAAAGGAGGTTATGGCGTTGTTTTTGaagcaaaaaataaaatagatgaTTGTAATTATGCTATTAAAAGAATTGCTTTGCCTAATAG TCAATCTTCGAGAGAACGTGTAATGCGAGAAGTAAAGGCACTAGCAAAATTGGATCACCAAAACATTGTGAGATATTTTAATGCATGGTTAGAATGTCCGCCGGCAGGATGGCAAAACAAACATGATCCAGAATGGATGAACAAGTTAATAATACCAATTACTTCAGATGTAACTCACACTGaaaggaaaattaataattccatTTATATCAATGTTTCTCAAACTGATCAATTGTCAGTAGAGAGTGCTTGTGAAGCTTATAATGCATTAAATCATTCTAATTTGGATGAAGATTCctttattgtatttgaaaaatctcaTTCATTGAATCgaaatgaaaatgtaattaatattaGTAATTGCACTACTGGAAGTTCCAATGTATCACATACAAATAGTGTAATCAAAGGAGTACAATCAAAAATTAATGACCGTACATGCTCTGAAAGCATTGCCTTTAAAGACACAGACagtaaatatttagaaacagaTGAAAACAAAAAGCATCAAAGATCATTTTCTTTAGATTTGACTAATAAATCAAATACACGTAAGTCTccaaaaatgtttctttatatACAGATGCAACTATGCCAAAGACTAAGTCTCAGGGATTGGCTGAAAAACCACTCAACACGAGATTATTGTcgtgtattaaatatatttcagcAAATAGTTGAAGCTGTAGAGTATGTTCATTTCCAAGGACTTATTCATCGTGATTTAAag CCTTCaaatatattcttttcttttgatGATAAAATAAAAGTTGGAGATTTTGGTCTTGTAACTGCAATAACAGAAGAGTACAGTGATGCTCATACTCCACCTtcaaagaatgaaaatattattttaaaaaatagtttACGTACTACATATGTTGGTACTCACCTTTATATGTCTCCCGAGCAAATAAAAGGACAAGGCTACAATTACAAAGTTGATATATATTCCTTAGGAATAATTTTGTTTGAACTTTTCATTCCATTTATTACTGAAATGGAAAGAATAGCTGCTCTTACAAAGTTAAGGAGATCAGTGTTTCCAAAAGACTTTGATATCGATTATCCAGCCGAGGTAAGAAAACAACA TATAATTTATTGA
- the LOC143148399 gene encoding uncharacterized protein LOC143148399 — translation ILGDISNAVQNLYCELGLKNDNFCPIDGGWNSWSLWGSCSGKCGVKGKRTRYRTCNNPLPSPNGDPCIGPNYQIEICQITGCTMNDYEDVVYNHPVRKGEMKVVKQIHKKLPALIELCFSVDCSFSLVKKILGSSAMYYWNAMNCVKYGVGCPSHGGWSNWGAWSSCSAVYGRGQKYRTRTCNSPIPSHPELMCDDSALEIKSCVGFNSKKHSMGTWTNWNNWSTCSVQCGSGIQIRKRSCSKIQETSCEGSTKEIKSCTINNCSINGMWTSWTVWTSCSSSCGIGTQWRNRMCSNPSPSGNGLSCSDSASEIRQCFSKPCIVKSHEVAHFTEKSSLLYTINGRSSRLLHMYLRFLPLAPFGVLVHRIENNCKGSMCDFVKLFLQNGKVVLLSEISGCTLGLVHEDKLEIGQWHMILATIYGTHGILSINDGRIKVSTFSCIPISYNLDHAMKVGEGFRGQIQEIAINFASVQLFMPKGKYDQKRASVPFSSNNVQYLMGDDEEGFIYIGLTESIAAPCPKNMEFWQIKIAIRAEAINGAVIIIPDDLLNKHILLLLEEGKIKLRFHQGVSHFTAESTEHISVGEWFEVVIVQDGKTLYMQINGNEKKYVPSNSEQIIITATNIVIGAICDEIKETTCPKCVEIPQMSFTLGYLNIDGIYIDLLSLPALDTTSKRFASRTISLSDYYEEVSLLLGQELKISCFYDQIPHEKGTHTFSKKTYATWLLLDKLVLSYRENDFFNLKDDGRVTTITIASYTKRDEIENFYSCHIHRYRNKWFEGTDQALFTFGITVIDRNKELENVLWKEWCFICGTIIACFIIVTVWCLLELLQDLRNGYGFYRFPYILNDNSTSIINFVQSKDGIILLGSQQAANEIISRVTEDN, via the exons ATTCTAGGTGACATATCAAATGCTGTACAAAATCTTTATTGTGAACTTGGATtaaaaaatgacaatttttgTCCCATTGATGGTGGTTGGAATTCTTGGAGTCTATGGGGATCATGTTCTGGAAAATGTGGAGTGAAAGGCAAAAGGACCAGATATCGTACTTGTAACAATCCATTACCTTCTCCAAATGGTGATCCCTGTATTGGTCCAAATTACCAAATTGAAATTTGTCAAATTACTG GATGTACAATGAATGATTATGAAGATGTTGTTTATAATCATCCTGtacgaaaaggagaaatgaaagTTGTAAAGCAAATTCATAAAAAGTTACCTGCTTTAATTGAACTGTGTTTTTCTGTCGATTGCTCATTTTCTCTCGTAAAAAAGATTCTTGGAAGTAGCGCG ATGTATTATTGGAATGCTATGAACTGTGTCAAGTATGGTGTTGGATGTCCAA GTCATGGTGGTTGGAGTAATTGGGGAGCTTGGTCATCATGTAGTGCTGTTTATGGTAGAGGTCAAAAATATCGTACACGAACCTGCAATAGTCCTATACCATCACATCCTGAATTAATGTGCGATGATTCAGCTTTGGAAATAAAAAGCTGTGTAGGATTTAATTCCAAGAAGCATTCAA TGGGAACTTGGACTAATTGGAATAATTGGAGTACATGTAGTGTACAATGTGGTAGTGGAATTCAAATAAGAAAACGCTCGTGTTCAAAAATACAGGAAACTTCATGTGAAGGTTCGACTAAAGAGATAAAAAGTTGCACGATAAATAATTGTTCCA TAAATGGAATGTGGACTTCATGGACGGTTTGGACATCTTGTTCTTCAAGTTGTGGTATAGGTACACAGTGGAGAAATAGAATGTGTAGTAATCCTTCTCCAAGTGGCAATGGCTTATCCTGTTCTGAttctgcttctgaaattcgtcaATGTTTTAGTAAACCATGCATAG TTAAATCGCACGAAGTAGCACACTTTACAGAAAAAAGTAGTCTTCTTTATACTATAAATGGAAGATCGTCACGCTTACTTCATATGTATTTGAGATTTTTACCACTAGCACCATTTGGAGTGCTTGTTCATCGAATTGAAAACAATTGTAAAGGATCAATGTGCGATTTTGTAAAACTATTCTTGCAAAATGGAAAAGTAGTACTTCTATCTGAAATTTCTGGTTGTACATTGGGTTTAGTTCATGAAGACAAACTGGAA ATTGGACAGTGGCATATGATATTAGCTACAATATATGGAACACATGGTATACTAAGTATTAATGATGGTCGCATTAAAGTTTCTACATTTTCATGTATTCCAATATCATATAATTTGGATCATGCCATGAAAGTAGGAGAAGGATTTCGAGGCCAAATTCAGGAAATAGCTATTAATTTTGCATCTGTTCAACTTTTTATGCCAAAG GGAAAATATGATCAAAAGCGTGCAAGTGTTCCTTTCAGTAGTAATAATGTGCAATATTTAATGGGAGATGACGAAGAAGGTTTTATTTATATTGGTTTAACAGAATCAATTGCTGCACCATGTCCAAAGAACATGGAATTTTGGCAA ATAAAAATTGCAATAAGAGCAGAAGCTATAAATGGTGCTGTGATAATTATACCAGATGATCTTTTAAATAAGCATATTTTACTGCTACTagaagaaggaaaaataaaaCTGAGATTTCATCAGGGAGTTAGTCACTTCACAGCTGAAAGTACAGAACATATTTCGGTAGGAGAATGGTTTGAGGTAGTCATCGTTCAAGATGGTAAAACTTTGTATATGCAAATTAATgggaacgaaaagaaatatgTACCATCAAATTCGGAACAAATTATTATAACTGCAACTAATATCGTCATAGGAGCTATATGCGACGAAATTAAG GAAACAACATGTCCTAAATGTGTAGAGATTCCACAAATGAGTTTTACTCTCGGATATCTTAATATAGATGGAATTTATATAGATCTTTTATCATTACCAGCTTTAGACACAACGAGTAAACGTTTTGCGAGCCGCACTATTAGTTTATCTG ATTACTATGAAGAAGTATCATTATTATTAGGTCAAGAGCTCAAGATATCGTGTTTCTATGATCAAATTCCTCATGAAAAAGGAACTCatacattttctaaaaaaacaTATGCTACATGGTTATTATTGGATAAGCTAGTGCTATCTTATAGAGAAAA TGATTTTTTTAATCTGAAGGATGATGGTCGTGTTACTACCATTACTATTGCAAGTTATACAAAACGTGATgagattgaaaatttttattcatgTCATATTCATCGCTATAGAAATAAATGGTTTGAAGGTACAGATCAAGCCCTCTTCACTTTTGGAATTACTGTAATAGATAGAAATAAAG AACTGGAAAATGTATTATGGAAAGAATGGTGTTTTATTTGTGGAACCATAATTGCATGCTTTATAATTGTGACAGTTTGGTGTTTATTGGAATTACTACAAGATCTTCGAAATGG ataTGGTTTTTATAGATTTCCATACATATTGAACGATAATTCTACTTCCATTATAAATTTTGTGCAGTCTAAAGATGGAATAATTTTACTTGGTAGTCAACAAGCTGCAAACGAAATTATATCAAGAGTTACAGAAGATAATTGA